From the Bacillus tuaregi genome, one window contains:
- a CDS encoding MarR family winged helix-turn-helix transcriptional regulator — protein sequence MEHFLTLENQLCFAVYETSSEFNKLYTSILQPFGLTYPQYLVLLALWEKDGVTLKELGEKLNLGTGTLTPMINRMADNGWLRKERSKTDERKVHLYLQLKAVQEQQKITQKVKNIILSCHIDLQEYEQLMQQLKQLQKKLRTRKES from the coding sequence GTGGAACATTTTTTAACATTAGAAAACCAGCTTTGTTTTGCGGTATACGAAACCTCTAGTGAGTTTAATAAACTGTATACAAGCATTTTACAGCCATTCGGTCTGACTTATCCTCAATACCTTGTTCTCTTGGCATTATGGGAAAAGGACGGCGTTACGTTAAAAGAACTAGGGGAAAAATTGAACCTTGGGACCGGTACGTTAACTCCTATGATTAATCGGATGGCCGATAATGGCTGGCTTAGAAAAGAACGCTCCAAAACGGATGAGAGAAAAGTGCATCTATATTTACAACTGAAAGCCGTACAAGAACAGCAGAAAATAACGCAAAAGGTGAAAAATATCATTCTGTCCTGTCATATTGATCTCCAAGAATATGAACAGCTTATGCAGCAATTAAAACAGCTTCAGAAAAAATTAAGAACGCGCAAAGAAAGCTAA
- the abc-f gene encoding ribosomal protection-like ABC-F family protein has product MKGNDLMKVLLKIHNLSYEIKAQCLFKDLNATVHQGDIIGVIGKNGAGKSTLLQLLNKLLIPTSGQIQWQQENVSVVTVEQETETYSFDEVTPLEAALLEKLDVPTHDFSQLSGGEKLKARLSKGFAEGAQLLLLDEPTNHLDQSSTEKLLNLMKSYTGTIIFVSHDRSFLDEVATKIWSIENKSLIEHKGNYSSYMKAREQKRLTQQREYEKQQRMVEKIEAQMQELTSWSNKAHSQSTKQEGFKEYHRVKAKRLDSQVKSKRKRLEKELEKAKIERVEPDYHVQFSLKAHHKMGKRFLEVKDLSKSFAGVSLFKNVHFTIQYGEKVALIGPNGSGKTTLLKIIMGQESAEGEVWISPAAEIGYLTQEVFDLPLERTPAELFYKETFAERGKVQNLMKHLGFSAEQWSEPIGNMSMGERVKCKLMVYILEEKDVLILDEPTNHLDLPSREQLEQTLTDYNGTLLVVSHDRYFLEKTTNIRLTISDRSISKQLKIDSTKTDDEEELLLKLETERQEVLGKLSFMTPKDKEYYELDRKFNELTKIIKDLQ; this is encoded by the coding sequence ATGAAAGGGAATGATTTGATGAAAGTACTGCTTAAAATTCACAATCTGAGTTATGAAATAAAGGCTCAATGTCTTTTTAAAGACCTAAATGCAACGGTCCATCAAGGGGATATCATTGGAGTAATTGGGAAAAATGGTGCAGGGAAGTCAACGTTACTGCAGCTCCTAAATAAGCTCCTTATACCAACTAGCGGGCAAATACAGTGGCAACAGGAAAACGTAAGTGTCGTCACTGTTGAACAAGAGACAGAGACTTATTCCTTTGACGAAGTGACACCATTGGAGGCAGCTTTATTGGAGAAACTGGATGTCCCGACACATGATTTCTCTCAGCTGAGCGGTGGAGAAAAACTGAAGGCACGACTATCAAAGGGATTTGCCGAGGGTGCGCAGCTTCTATTGTTAGATGAACCAACAAATCATCTTGATCAGTCAAGCACGGAAAAACTGCTAAATTTAATGAAAAGCTATACTGGGACAATTATCTTTGTCTCGCATGATCGTTCATTTTTAGATGAAGTAGCAACCAAAATCTGGTCAATCGAAAATAAAAGCTTAATTGAGCATAAAGGGAACTATTCCAGCTATATGAAGGCACGCGAGCAGAAACGTTTGACACAGCAGCGTGAATATGAAAAGCAGCAAAGAATGGTCGAAAAGATTGAAGCACAGATGCAGGAGCTCACATCCTGGTCAAATAAGGCCCATTCCCAATCGACCAAACAGGAAGGGTTTAAAGAATATCATCGCGTAAAAGCGAAACGCTTGGATTCGCAGGTGAAATCGAAACGAAAACGCCTTGAAAAGGAACTGGAGAAGGCAAAGATTGAACGAGTGGAGCCTGATTATCATGTGCAATTCTCTCTGAAGGCACATCATAAAATGGGAAAGCGGTTCTTGGAGGTGAAAGATTTAAGCAAGAGTTTTGCTGGAGTTTCCTTATTTAAAAATGTCCATTTTACGATACAGTATGGTGAGAAAGTCGCTCTTATAGGTCCAAATGGGAGCGGAAAAACCACGCTTCTGAAAATCATCATGGGGCAAGAAAGTGCAGAAGGCGAGGTATGGATATCCCCTGCCGCTGAAATTGGCTATTTAACACAGGAGGTCTTTGATTTACCGCTTGAAAGGACACCTGCAGAGCTTTTCTATAAAGAAACCTTTGCTGAAAGAGGAAAGGTGCAAAATCTAATGAAGCATTTAGGGTTTTCAGCAGAGCAATGGTCTGAGCCAATAGGGAATATGAGCATGGGTGAGCGGGTAAAGTGCAAGCTGATGGTCTATATTCTTGAAGAAAAAGACGTACTTATACTAGATGAACCGACCAATCACCTCGACCTGCCGTCTCGCGAGCAGCTTGAACAAACATTAACTGATTATAATGGGACCCTTCTGGTCGTTTCACATGACCGTTATTTTCTTGAAAAAACGACAAATATTCGGTTAACCATATCAGATAGAAGCATAAGCAAACAATTAAAAATAGACTCAACTAAAACAGATGACGAGGAAGAATTACTCTTAAAGCTTGAAACAGAGCGACAGGAGGTACTTGGAAAACTCAGCTTTATGACACCAAAGGATAAAGAATATTACGAGCTTGATCGAAAATTTAATGAGCTCACAAAAATAATAAAGGATCTGCAATAA
- a CDS encoding HAAS signaling domain-containing protein — MNLIEIYIQEVTRRLPEKNREDIGLELKSTIEDMLPDEYSEQDVRAVLEKLGSPVLLASRYRDRPMHLIGPRYFDLYVSLLKMILPIAGTVALISMIAAYFVGYNGEEAVMNVIITIFSKGIWTLIEVGMQVFFWLTLTFAIIERADKSNDHLPLTKNYKPWTPDDLKDIPYIPKKREITKFEVFGGFFWTAIWASIYFYADHLVGVYEGGGGRLDFIMPALNQEVLLSYWPAVLVVIVIEIALYLYKYIKGQWIQKMAVLNTIHEVIATGLFIFILSNSDLLEKDFVSYCANLFSIVPEQFSAWLVGGSILMFIVFSIITIYDGFRKARIR, encoded by the coding sequence ATGAATCTAATTGAGATTTATATTCAAGAGGTCACTCGAAGACTGCCGGAAAAAAATCGTGAGGATATCGGACTTGAGCTAAAGTCAACGATTGAGGATATGCTACCAGATGAATACTCAGAACAAGATGTCAGAGCTGTACTTGAAAAATTAGGAAGTCCTGTTTTGTTAGCCAGCCGCTATCGGGATCGTCCTATGCATCTGATAGGACCGCGATATTTTGATTTATATGTATCGTTATTGAAAATGATTTTACCAATTGCCGGGACTGTTGCCTTGATTTCCATGATTGCTGCTTATTTTGTCGGTTATAATGGCGAGGAAGCCGTTATGAACGTGATTATCACGATTTTTTCTAAAGGTATTTGGACACTAATTGAGGTCGGTATGCAAGTCTTTTTCTGGTTAACCTTAACCTTTGCCATCATAGAACGAGCTGATAAAAGCAATGATCATCTTCCGTTGACCAAAAATTATAAACCGTGGACACCTGACGATTTGAAAGACATCCCTTATATTCCAAAGAAAAGAGAGATTACAAAGTTTGAAGTATTTGGTGGTTTTTTCTGGACAGCAATATGGGCAAGTATTTATTTCTATGCTGACCATTTAGTGGGAGTTTATGAAGGCGGTGGAGGAAGGCTAGATTTTATCATGCCCGCTTTAAACCAAGAGGTACTGCTCTCATACTGGCCAGCTGTTTTAGTTGTGATTGTGATTGAGATTGCTCTATACCTCTACAAATATATAAAGGGTCAGTGGATACAAAAAATGGCCGTATTAAACACAATCCACGAGGTGATTGCGACTGGCTTATTCATATTTATTCTCAGTAATTCGGACCTATTAGAAAAGGATTTTGTTTCCTATTGCGCCAATCTGTTTTCAATCGTACCAGAGCAATTCTCAGCATGGCTAGTTGGCGGTAGCATCCTAATGTTTATAGTCTTTTCTATTATTACGATATATGACGGGTTTCGTAAGGCTCGCATCCGATAA
- a CDS encoding PQQ-dependent sugar dehydrogenase yields MKHALAIVLSLFTIIVFTGCSKSNERERMKEEAAISPQTEFEIIADHLEIPWSINKLGEAFYLTERTGSIVTVEGNKKLRQKVELKKKLSTAAEAGLLGFVLAPDFTESHLAYAYYTYENSSGQFNRIVTLQLKNNSWKEENLLIDKIPSGPVHHGGRLKIGPDGKLYATAGDAAEPSIAQDTKALGGKILRLNLDGSVPKDNPFPNSYVYSYGHRNPQGMTWSTDGTLYASEHGNSANDEINRIEAGKNYGWPLIEGFEEKQGMVTPIFTSGDSRTWAPSGMDYFEDKLYTAALRGAAVLEFNIQTGQIQEVVTGLGRIRDVLIDGNSLYFVSNNTDGRGDPDEHDDKLFRISLKEKN; encoded by the coding sequence TTGAAACATGCCTTGGCTATCGTACTGTCCTTGTTTACTATTATTGTTTTCACTGGATGTTCAAAAAGCAATGAACGAGAAAGAATGAAAGAAGAAGCCGCCATCTCACCTCAAACTGAATTTGAAATAATTGCAGATCACCTTGAAATTCCTTGGTCAATTAACAAACTTGGAGAAGCCTTTTACCTAACAGAGCGAACAGGATCAATTGTAACGGTTGAAGGTAACAAAAAGCTAAGACAAAAGGTAGAACTTAAGAAGAAGCTATCAACCGCTGCTGAAGCCGGCTTATTAGGCTTTGTCTTGGCTCCCGATTTTACTGAATCCCATCTAGCTTATGCCTATTATACGTATGAAAATAGTTCAGGCCAATTTAACCGGATTGTAACCCTTCAATTAAAGAACAACAGCTGGAAGGAAGAAAACCTACTAATCGATAAGATTCCAAGCGGACCTGTTCATCATGGAGGACGGCTAAAAATAGGCCCTGACGGCAAGCTCTATGCAACAGCAGGTGATGCGGCTGAGCCTTCCATTGCACAAGATACTAAAGCATTGGGCGGGAAAATTTTACGACTTAATCTTGATGGCTCAGTTCCAAAGGATAATCCCTTTCCGAATTCCTATGTATACAGCTATGGACATCGAAACCCACAGGGGATGACATGGTCCACTGACGGAACCCTGTATGCAAGTGAGCATGGAAACTCAGCAAATGATGAAATCAACAGGATTGAAGCCGGTAAGAATTATGGATGGCCGCTCATCGAGGGTTTTGAGGAAAAACAAGGGATGGTTACACCAATCTTTACTTCAGGAGATAGCAGGACTTGGGCACCTTCTGGGATGGATTATTTTGAGGATAAGCTGTACACAGCCGCTTTAAGAGGTGCCGCTGTGCTTGAATTTAACATACAAACTGGCCAGATACAAGAAGTGGTTACCGGACTCGGACGGATTAGGGATGTGCTGATTGATGGAAATTCTCTTTATTTCGTCAGCAATAACACAGATGGACGCGGCGACCCAGATGAACATGATGATAAGCTCTTTCGAATTTCTCTCAAGGAAAAGAATTAA
- a CDS encoding polysaccharide deacetylase family protein, whose product MIKRIGWIIGTVLVLFLMVTYAGTAQEKVEQSPDVSTEKWEAIANFPDFQRKITTRKTSTYEYEISTILTKSEQVNQNLQRWIEKETENFLALVEGAKQNPHEQQPAQLLITAEIETVTDEIHSLTFSVSNKEIQGRDVFKIFNLDLNNHKILALKDILELNESNIEGFSSIFNEHSVNDHESRLSEWLESSIKNPDQLNWKINQNVLTLFLDDQDGQNHLEIPLEKLTEYFTDYTKDLQQLIPPESTVRNLDPAEKYIALTFDDGPSPQVTPRILETLKQHGAKATFFMLGSRVQYYPELAKQVAAEGHEIGNHTGSHPNLSKLNEEQIKQEIVGASQIIEEVIGLSPAYFRPPYGVYNPIVEKVAFEHNSPIVLWSVDSLDWKNRNPEGVNQLVKDTISPGSIVLLHDIHSSTADALPLLMTELKKEGYQFVTVTELLSLQEINGNGPYYGVAY is encoded by the coding sequence TTGATAAAACGAATAGGTTGGATAATTGGAACTGTCTTGGTTTTATTTTTAATGGTAACCTATGCAGGCACCGCGCAGGAAAAAGTTGAACAATCGCCTGATGTTTCGACAGAAAAATGGGAAGCTATAGCGAATTTTCCAGATTTCCAGCGTAAAATAACGACTAGAAAAACCAGTACATACGAATATGAGATTAGTACAATATTAACAAAAAGTGAGCAGGTTAATCAGAATCTGCAAAGGTGGATTGAGAAGGAAACCGAGAATTTTCTCGCTTTAGTTGAGGGAGCTAAGCAAAATCCACATGAACAACAGCCTGCTCAATTACTAATTACAGCTGAAATTGAAACTGTAACAGATGAAATACATAGTCTTACCTTTTCAGTCAGTAACAAGGAAATACAGGGTCGGGATGTCTTTAAAATATTTAATCTAGACCTTAATAATCATAAGATATTAGCCTTAAAAGACATTTTAGAGTTGAATGAGAGCAATATAGAGGGCTTTAGTTCAATTTTCAATGAACATTCCGTCAATGATCATGAAAGCAGACTAAGTGAATGGCTGGAAAGTTCAATAAAGAACCCTGACCAATTAAATTGGAAAATTAACCAAAACGTCCTTACATTATTTTTAGACGATCAGGATGGTCAAAATCATTTGGAAATCCCTTTAGAAAAACTGACTGAGTATTTTACTGATTACACGAAAGACCTACAACAGCTTATTCCGCCAGAATCAACTGTCAGAAACCTTGACCCAGCAGAAAAGTACATTGCGCTCACCTTTGATGATGGACCAAGTCCTCAAGTGACACCGCGGATTCTTGAAACATTAAAGCAGCACGGGGCAAAGGCCACCTTTTTCATGCTTGGTAGCCGGGTTCAATATTATCCAGAGCTTGCTAAGCAAGTAGCAGCAGAAGGACATGAAATTGGGAACCATACAGGGAGCCATCCAAACCTATCGAAGCTAAATGAAGAACAAATTAAGCAAGAAATAGTCGGAGCCAGCCAAATAATCGAAGAGGTTATCGGACTTTCTCCTGCCTATTTTCGTCCTCCATATGGAGTATACAATCCGATCGTCGAAAAAGTAGCTTTCGAGCATAACTCCCCGATAGTCTTATGGTCCGTGGATTCACTTGATTGGAAAAATCGAAATCCAGAGGGGGTTAACCAATTGGTGAAGGATACTATTTCTCCTGGTTCGATTGTCCTTTTGCATGATATTCATTCATCCACAGCAGACGCTTTACCACTTTTAATGACCGAACTCAAAAAGGAAGGCTACCAATTTGTCACTGTTACAGAATTGCTTTCGTTACAGGAAATCAATGGCAACGGTCCATATTATGGAGTTGCCTATTAA
- a CDS encoding flavocytochrome c: MSKKQLRTLISMILVLFILVFAAGCGQKDTENSGSKDTSTTSEITFEPGTYSSTQKGNFGDVPVTVTFSEKEITKIEIGDNQETPDISGPAFDKIMDEIMNGQTLKVDTVSGATNSSNALLTAVEDCVKQAGGDVTALKEKSSEKKAGEPIEKTADIVVIGGGGAGLAAATSAAEDGASVILIEKGVALGGNTIRAGGAFNSYDPDRQKSVEMNDALLNELKGYLDDEPSEYGDFAPTFEVLKTQIKEYLESGNTTVLFDSPELHAIHTYIGGKRTDLNGNEITSDYDLATTLTNNTLATIKWSEEVGVKYSPNINTVLGALWPRTHNVPTGVAYIQPFEAKAVELGTEIMLETKAEELIMKDGKVVGVKGSKTDGTPVTLMANKGVVVATGGFGANPEMRQEYNTYWPEMPLTMKTTNTPDATGDGIVMGEKVGAQLVGMGFIQLMPSSHPESGALSGGVWGSAETQVFVNSDGKRFVNEYAERDVLASAALEQEDQLFYIICDANTAGISPEGKNGWGDDIETLIKNKSIYKADTLEDLALQLGMEKDALVNEIAKYNGYIENKNDPDFGKANFGPKLETGPFYATPRSPSVHHTMGGLAIDTSARVLNAENQPIPGLYAAGEVTGGIHAGNRLGGNAIADILTYGKIAGQSAAAEK, translated from the coding sequence ATGAGTAAAAAACAGCTTAGAACGTTAATTAGTATGATTCTTGTCTTATTCATACTAGTATTTGCAGCAGGCTGCGGTCAAAAGGACACAGAAAATTCTGGGTCAAAGGATACGAGCACCACTTCTGAAATAACATTTGAACCGGGTACATATTCTTCTACACAAAAAGGGAACTTTGGTGATGTCCCTGTTACCGTTACCTTCAGTGAAAAGGAAATTACAAAAATTGAAATCGGAGATAATCAAGAAACCCCTGATATTTCTGGTCCTGCTTTTGACAAGATAATGGATGAAATTATGAACGGACAGACTCTTAAAGTAGATACTGTTTCTGGTGCAACGAACTCTAGTAATGCACTCCTTACCGCTGTTGAAGATTGTGTAAAACAAGCTGGCGGGGACGTTACTGCCTTGAAAGAAAAAAGCTCTGAGAAAAAGGCAGGCGAACCGATTGAAAAAACAGCTGATATAGTCGTAATTGGTGGCGGCGGTGCTGGTCTTGCTGCTGCAACTTCAGCTGCAGAGGATGGAGCAAGTGTTATTTTGATTGAAAAGGGTGTTGCGCTTGGCGGAAATACTATTAGAGCCGGTGGAGCGTTTAACTCCTATGATCCAGATCGTCAAAAATCAGTTGAAATGAATGATGCCCTTCTTAACGAGCTAAAAGGATATTTGGATGATGAGCCTAGTGAATATGGAGACTTTGCTCCAACGTTTGAGGTATTAAAAACACAAATTAAAGAGTATTTAGAGTCAGGTAATACAACAGTTCTTTTCGACTCACCTGAATTGCATGCCATCCATACTTATATTGGGGGTAAAAGAACTGATTTAAATGGTAATGAAATAACAAGTGACTATGATTTAGCAACTACTCTAACCAATAATACTTTAGCTACTATTAAGTGGTCTGAAGAAGTTGGAGTTAAATATTCTCCTAACATTAATACTGTTCTCGGTGCCCTTTGGCCAAGAACACATAATGTTCCAACCGGAGTAGCTTATATCCAGCCTTTTGAAGCAAAAGCGGTTGAATTGGGTACAGAGATCATGCTTGAAACAAAGGCTGAAGAGTTAATTATGAAGGACGGTAAAGTTGTCGGAGTAAAAGGATCTAAAACAGATGGAACTCCTGTTACCTTAATGGCTAATAAAGGGGTTGTAGTAGCAACAGGCGGTTTTGGTGCAAATCCTGAAATGAGACAGGAATATAATACGTACTGGCCTGAGATGCCACTTACAATGAAAACCACCAATACTCCTGATGCAACAGGTGACGGTATTGTCATGGGTGAAAAGGTTGGTGCTCAGCTAGTCGGTATGGGCTTCATTCAGTTAATGCCTAGCTCCCATCCAGAATCTGGTGCATTATCTGGCGGAGTATGGGGCAGTGCTGAAACACAGGTATTTGTAAACAGTGATGGTAAACGATTTGTTAACGAATATGCCGAGCGTGATGTATTAGCTAGTGCAGCATTAGAGCAGGAAGACCAGCTATTCTATATCATTTGTGATGCAAACACGGCCGGTATATCTCCTGAAGGGAAAAACGGATGGGGAGACGACATCGAAACCTTAATTAAAAACAAGAGCATCTATAAAGCGGATACATTAGAAGATTTAGCTCTTCAGCTTGGGATGGAAAAGGATGCTTTAGTGAACGAAATAGCGAAATATAATGGATATATTGAGAACAAAAACGATCCTGATTTTGGTAAAGCAAACTTTGGACCTAAGCTTGAAACAGGTCCATTCTATGCAACACCAAGATCCCCATCGGTACACCATACAATGGGTGGATTAGCGATTGACACATCTGCTCGAGTATTAAATGCGGAGAACCAGCCAATCCCTGGTCTTTATGCTGCTGGTGAAGTAACAGGAGGAATCCATGCAGGTAATAGATTAGGAGGCAACGCGATTGCCGACATTTTAACCTATGGTAAAATCGCAGGACAAAGTGCAGCCGCAGAAAAATAA
- a CDS encoding glutathione peroxidase, producing MNSVYDFTVKMPNGKEKSLKDFEGKPLIIVNTASKCGLTPQFEGLQEMYDKYQEQGLEILGFPCDQFNNQEFDNIEETTQFCQLNYGVTFPMFAKIDVNGQNEDLLFTFLKEQKKGLLSKKIKWNFTKFLIDSNGQVVERYAPTTEPNKIEEDLTKIL from the coding sequence ATGAACTCAGTCTACGATTTCACAGTCAAAATGCCTAATGGTAAGGAAAAATCATTAAAGGACTTTGAAGGAAAACCACTTATTATTGTAAACACAGCTAGCAAATGTGGATTAACCCCGCAATTTGAAGGGCTTCAAGAGATGTATGATAAATATCAAGAACAGGGATTAGAGATATTAGGTTTTCCTTGTGACCAATTTAATAACCAGGAATTCGATAATATTGAAGAAACCACTCAATTTTGCCAATTGAATTATGGCGTAACCTTCCCGATGTTCGCGAAAATTGATGTAAACGGTCAAAATGAGGATCTCCTATTTACCTTTTTAAAGGAACAGAAAAAAGGGTTACTTTCAAAGAAGATTAAATGGAATTTCACCAAATTTCTTATTGATTCTAATGGACAAGTAGTGGAACGCTATGCACCAACAACAGAACCGAATAAAATTGAAGAGGATTTAACCAAAATACTCTAA
- a CDS encoding PadR family transcriptional regulator has protein sequence MSTLLNSLLTELRRGTLTLAVLSQLRTPQYGYSLVQLLEQSGIAIDQSTLYPLLRRLEKQELVTSSWDTSESRPRKYYVLSDFGREIFLQLKKEWIKSSKELYGLLQGEDDDESN, from the coding sequence ATGAGTACTTTACTTAATTCATTATTAACGGAGCTTCGGAGAGGAACGTTGACATTAGCGGTTCTCAGTCAATTACGTACACCACAGTATGGCTATTCCCTTGTTCAGCTATTAGAGCAATCTGGAATTGCCATTGACCAAAGCACCCTATATCCCCTCTTGCGCAGATTAGAAAAGCAAGAGCTCGTAACAAGCAGCTGGGATACGTCCGAAAGCAGACCGCGAAAGTATTATGTCTTAAGTGATTTTGGGAGAGAGATTTTTTTACAGCTAAAAAAGGAATGGATTAAGAGTTCTAAGGAGCTGTATGGATTATTACAAGGGGAGGATGACGATGAATCTAATTGA
- a CDS encoding SagB/ThcOx family dehydrogenase yields the protein MGRYEKERNFLKSNFLEFKKIKTDKMKGVPKPPIVKPYHMDATMIDLPQVSEEVVTNSNIYKCMKDRRSTRFYSQDSLSLAELSYLLWATQGITCTNKAGLTLRTVPCSGATHSFETYLFITRVEGLQEGVYRYLPIEHKLLFMFELREMDQRIDDITLEQPFVPNFAKKAAVVFAWSTTPYRSEWKYDISAHKKILIDIGHVCQNLYLASESLGAGACAIGIYDQKLIDEILQLDGEEEFVLYLAAVGKKKN from the coding sequence ATGGGCAGATATGAGAAAGAACGTAACTTTTTAAAATCAAACTTTCTAGAATTCAAAAAAATAAAAACAGACAAGATGAAGGGTGTACCGAAGCCACCTATTGTTAAGCCATATCATATGGATGCAACAATGATTGACCTGCCACAGGTGAGCGAAGAAGTGGTAACCAATTCGAATATTTATAAGTGTATGAAGGATAGGAGAAGTACAAGATTCTACAGCCAAGATTCATTGAGCCTAGCGGAGCTGTCCTACTTACTATGGGCAACACAGGGCATAACCTGCACGAATAAAGCGGGACTTACGCTTCGAACGGTTCCATGCAGCGGTGCAACCCATTCCTTCGAAACCTATTTATTCATCACGAGGGTGGAAGGCCTGCAAGAGGGAGTTTATCGTTACCTTCCTATCGAGCATAAGCTGTTATTTATGTTCGAATTACGTGAAATGGATCAGAGAATTGATGATATTACGTTAGAACAGCCTTTTGTACCTAATTTTGCTAAAAAAGCAGCTGTGGTATTTGCCTGGAGTACAACTCCTTATCGCTCCGAATGGAAGTACGATATTTCAGCACATAAAAAAATCCTGATCGACATTGGCCATGTATGTCAAAATCTATATTTAGCCAGTGAATCACTAGGAGCAGGGGCTTGTGCAATTGGAATCTATGACCAAAAGCTGATAGATGAAATATTACAATTAGACGGTGAAGAGGAATTTGTTCTATATCTCGCAGCGGTTGGAAAAAAGAAAAATTAG
- a CDS encoding CueP family metal-binding protein, translating to MKRFFLMTVFVLILAVLAACGSNDEAQVTDQENVNIKELVNDYSLGNRKDQAASITSHELIVTNSDNSQEIYDISEEEFFVSIAPYVNETHPUQAHNLTGCQGEMVEQEFALYIENQEGKVIMDETVKTQANGFVDLWLPRDDIYRVTIKQGDQSVESAISTFEGDNTCITDMQLK from the coding sequence ATGAAAAGATTTTTTTTAATGACAGTATTCGTATTGATATTGGCCGTTTTAGCTGCCTGCGGATCCAATGATGAAGCACAAGTAACAGATCAAGAGAATGTAAACATAAAGGAACTGGTCAACGATTATTCTTTAGGGAATAGGAAGGATCAAGCTGCTTCTATTACTTCACATGAACTAATTGTCACGAACAGTGATAATAGCCAGGAAATCTACGATATTTCTGAAGAAGAATTTTTTGTCTCAATCGCTCCTTATGTCAATGAGACACATCCATGACAAGCTCATAACTTGACAGGTTGTCAAGGGGAAATGGTAGAGCAGGAATTTGCCTTATATATTGAAAATCAAGAAGGCAAAGTGATTATGGATGAAACAGTGAAAACGCAAGCAAACGGTTTTGTTGACCTGTGGCTGCCACGGGATGACATATACCGTGTAACCATAAAGCAGGGGGATCAATCAGTTGAATCTGCAATCTCCACTTTTGAGGGTGACAATACCTGTATTACAGATATGCAGTTAAAGTAA